A window of Rosa rugosa chromosome 7, drRosRugo1.1, whole genome shotgun sequence genomic DNA:
AAAGAATTCCTCCAGTTGATTTTCACCTACAACCACGCCAAGCTTTTGGGTAAAAACTGGATCGGTCATATCATGACCTGCCTCCTTCACAACATCTGTAGCCCTGATGTCAAGGTAGTCATTCAGGTTATGTACAGTTCCATCTGCAAAATAAAGGATACCAGCTTCAAGTAAGAATCTGGGAATGTATCTGTAGAAGCTTTTAGAGCACCATTCCATTAAAATGCAAGTGTTCTTAAAACATTTACTTGCAAGCCTTTCTAGAGACTACCAATTTTCTGTCGCAAAAACTCGATGTACCAGTGTTCGTATGAAATTTCTTTCTATTTAAGCCAACACTGTCAAAACCACTTTTGGTTATCTAGGCTTGCCCTTGGCATTACCAAACATGCCCCTAATTGCCTTAGGTTGTCCATGTTACAAACAGCTATAAGAATTTCAACTCTTACCTCAAAGCTACTGAGAATGGGAAGGAGGAGGATCGGCAAAATTATGCTATAGTTCATACTTCATACAAGATGTATAAGAAATAAACTGTCCTACAAAATATATAGATATAACACTAATCTATAAGAAGCATGAGCTTCGCATGAACCTGTACCAGTGAGAAATCCATTTTCCAACTATGGCAAAAATCGAAACCAGAATAATCATCAAAGTATCAAAGACATTGGATTTGCCAAGTAGATGCGGTATCTAACTGCATGTAGCCAAACAGACGATGAAGCACAAGCTTTAAGAtctaaaacagaaaacaaaatctaTACTTGATCTCTGCGTCCACCAGACTTGGGACAAGCACCTTGACAGCAAAAGTGCCATTTGTATTTTTGAAAATCCCCCCATCTCCAAGTCTCCAAATGACCCTTCAGTGTTAACTTTGGTCCACTCTGCAGCAGAAGGTTGCCATGCTACAGGAATGAAACTAGGAGCTGTCGGCCTTAAATAGGAGTTATCTAATTATCCTTACTTACAAGTTACAACTATAGAGTCAATTTCATTCTGTCTTGTAAGTGAACAAACAATAGCTACAATACCCACGATAACTCTAGCCTCCATATCATCTGACTATGTCAGTACTCTTCGAACCCTAAGCTTAACCCTAGATCCCATACATACGAGCTAGTTATGTTCATAGTTTCTGTTCTAGTCTGACGGCCCATTTCAGCTACATGCACATTTGCAACGCCACCACTGCACCAACCCTTCAGCAACCTCAGCTTGGGACCTGCGCCACCACCAACTCCACGAATCCACAGCCATGTCGCATGGAAAAGACTCCACCTCATATTAATGTCTTACTTCTCTCTGTTTCCTATTCACTTGGGATACATCACACGATCACTTACTAATAGGCTTCTGTCTCGATTTGGGATAAGCTAACGTTTGTGGCTGGATTGTTTCCAAGACATAAACGTGCCACACACACATAGTCAAAAACCTGAGCCAGAGTCACGCTGCCAAAAAGATAGAAGGAAGTGGAAGACATCTGGTACAAAGAAAGGACCAAAATGAGGAGTGTATATTTTCTTAATAGTCAAGTTTATATGCCTGATTAAGTGGTTGGCCTTTTCCTTGCATGATAATGCCAGATAATATCATAATTCACTTGGGTTGTGCATAGTTCAAAACTATTTAACTACTGAAAAACGGGTTAAGGAAAATGAAATAACAGTTATTAAGCAAACAGCTCTAGCTCAAAAGGCAACTTCTAAAAATTTATTCGATTATAATAGATAAATATCAGACCACTCCGCTACATGAAGCATGAACTTGGCAACATCCTGAGGTCCTGGACTCAGTTTTCCTTCTTCCACTTGCATATTTATCCTTCTTCCACTTATTACCAGAAATCTAGGAGACCATACTACAATGCTATGATAACGACTGACTCTTTCCAGGTTCTCTTCCCTCTTTGCGATTTGGGGGTGAAGTGATGCTCAAACAAATTTTGAAGCTTAATAGGCAAATCAATTTAATCTAATCTGAGTTTACTACCCGAACAAATTAAATGGGAACAGCATCttgaaacccaaaaaaaaaaaaaattgcatcaaTTTTGCCCCTTTTTTAAGCAACAACGAACCTATATCACAGACCATAAATTTTTAATGAGGAACATTTTCACCCAAGAGACGGAAATCTCAAGGTGATGGAGACTTGAGCAATCAAGAACCTCATTTGCACTCGACTATTTTGCTCAGACGTGTATTGGAAAAAAAcagttagaacttagaagtgACATTCACAAATCAAAGTATTCTAATGTTCCTGATTTAACCAGTAGCAGACTTTATAAAAATATAATACAAACTTGGCATTTACCTTCAGAAACAATCGGCTCATATAGAGGAGGCTGATGAAGCCATTCGCCAAGAGAATCTTTCATGTGCCTTCTATCAGATGCAAAGTTACGAAGGAATATTGGGGCATGCACGATCCGGAAATACCTGCAGCACACAATACCAGTAAAGCCATCAACATACACACATTAGGTAAAGAGTGAGGTTAATGAACAATCACCTAATCTCTCTTTAAGATCAACAAACTCACAATACAAGTTTGGCCAAACCCAAAAACTCAAAGTAAAAAGATACAAGCGATGGAATACCTCTGGAATTCAGGGAAGGTCTGAAATGTGGGGCGGATGGTTTCGGAGACATAAGTTGCTAAAGCACAAGGAAACGAAAGAGTTGAATCCAAATCCCACACTAAATGCTGTGAGGGTGAGTCACCTCCACCAACTTTTCTCTGCACGCAAATGACATGATAATCCCAGAGAACAACTCCATCTGCTCGGTGGCTCGCCTTTTGATGCCACAATGGTATCTACACAATTTTATTCCCCACAACAACAACACACAGTAAATCTAACCAACAAAGTAGAAAACTTGGGTTCtccaacaaaaaacaaagaagaaaaataagagaaaggCAATAAAAACATGCC
This region includes:
- the LOC133721917 gene encoding protein N-terminal glutamine amidohydrolase; protein product: METRQGERRMKMTTSKLEASTVDVSQFQHTPFYCEENVYLLCKELSKKGIADEKSSDLFVVLISNEKKQIPLWHQKASHRADGVVLWDYHVICVQRKVGGGDSPSQHLVWDLDSTLSFPCALATYVSETIRPTFQTFPEFQRYFRIVHAPIFLRNFASDRRHMKDSLGEWLHQPPLYEPIVSEDGTVHNLNDYLDIRATDVVKEAGHDMTDPVFTQKLGVVVGENQLEEFFSKIT